From Streptomyces sp. NBC_01551:
CTCCAGCAGCACGTGGACTTCGCGAAGGCGCACGGCAAAGCGATCTCGTACCCGGAGTGGGGGCTGTTCCGGCGCGGGGACAACCCGGAGTACGTGCGGCGCATGCTGAAGTGGATCGAGCAGCACCGGCCGGTCTACCACACCATCACCGACTACTGCCCGCACGGCGTGTGGCAGTGCAAGCAGAACCCGCGCTCCTCGGAGGCGTTCCGCGACGCGCTGACCCCGGACCGGCCGGGCCCGGTGATCCCCACGCCGGTGGTCCCCACGCCGGTCGTCCCGACCCCGGTGGTCCCGACCCCGGTCGTGCCCACGCCGGTCGTCCCGACGCCCGTGGTGCCGACCCCGCAGATCCCGACTCCGCAGATCCCGACTCCGTCGCCGGTCGTCCCGACGCCCTCGCCGCTGCTCCCGACCCCGGAGGTCCCGGCGCCCGTGACCCCGAGCCCGGTCAGCCCCAGCCCGGTCAGCCCGAGCCCGAGCCCGGTGGTCCCCATCCCCGAGGTCCCGGTGCCCGTACCCTCGCCGGCGGTCCCCAGCCCGGAGATCCCGGTCCCGGTGAGCCCGAGCCCCGTCAAGCCGAGCCCGGTGAGCCCGAGCCCGGTCAGCCCGAGCCCGGTCACACCCAGCCCGCAGGCCCCCAGCCCGCAGGTCCCGAGCCCGGAGGCGCCGGCTCCTGTCAGCCCCGCGCCGGTCGTGCCGAGCCCGGCCGAGCCGAGCCCCGTCACCCCCGACCCGGTCGAGACCCCCGTCCCCGTCCCCGTGCCCTCGTCCGAGAGCCCGAGCCCGAGCCCCCGCCCGAGCGCCAGCCCCAGCCCGGTCCCGAGCCCGAGCCCGACTCCGGTCGTGCCCAAGCCGGAGCCCGTGCCGACGGCGCCGCCGGCCCCCAACAGCACGCAGTGGTGCCTGCCGCTCAACTTCGGCGAGTGGCTCTCCAAGCTGGTCGGCACGCAGTCGCTCTGCGTGCGGTTCGACTGGGGCAAGGACTCCGGCTTCTGGCCGTTCTAGTTCCAGGGCCAGTTGCGGTTCCGGTTCACCTCCCGGCAGGGGCCGGCTCATCGCACGCGCAGTTCGTTCAGCCTGGCCCGCCAGTCCCGGGCGGCCGGCAGCGTCTCGCGCAGCGCGTCCACCGCCCGCTCGCGCCCCGTCACCTGCGACTCGTGCAGCCGCAGCAGGGGCGCGAGCGCGCTCGTGGCCAGCAGGAACCGCTGGTTGACGATCGTCTCGGGCCGCCAGTGGTTCTTGTACGGCTCGTTGCCGCGCAGGAAGCTCACCACCGGGCGGTCCTCCGCGAGCGCCTTGCCGGCCTCGTAGCGCAGCAGCAGCGTCGCCACGTCCACCTTCCTGGCCCGCAGATCCGGGTCGGCCCCGTACAGGTAGCCGCCGCTCAGCGCGGCCGACAGCAGCGTGACGTTGGCCGCCATCACCTTCCCGTCGAGCCGGAACTCGGTCAGCCGGGCCTCGCCGGCCCGCACCATCCGCCGGGTGGCGCGGGTCAGGTGCTCGGCGAAGCGCGGCTTGAGGTGCTCCGGGGTCACCCCGCGGCCGCGCCACTGCTTCTCGTGCAGCCGCAGCAGCGTCCGTACGGCGCGCGGCACCTCCTGCTCGGTGACCTCGCGCTCCTCGATGCCGGCGGCGTCGGTCTTGCGCAGCTTGGCCCGCACCCGCTGGGCGCCGGAGCCCGGCATCCGCTTGACCAGCTCGTCGAACGGCAGCGCGGGCAGCTCCATGCAGGTGGAGTCGGCCAGCTTGCTCCGCGCCCCCGGCCAGGCCTCGAACACGGCCTCGGCGGCGGCCCCGGGGCGGACCTCGCGCAGGTCGACGACCGCACCCCGGGCGGCCCGGTGCAGGCCGCGGGCCAGCGCCGGGACGACCTGGTCGGCGTGCCCGGCGGCCACCAGCACGTCGAAGTAGTCGGTGATCCCGCCGCCGAGCGGCACCAGCAGCGGCAGCGGCCGGTGTACGAGCATCAGCGCGGCGGCGCCGACCAGTTCCTCGCCGCGCCGCACGAGCACGATGCGGAGCCGGCCGTCGCGGCCGTAGGACAGCCACCAGGAGTGGAGCCAGGCGTGGCTCTGGAAGGGGGTGGCGGTGGGGCAGCCGCGCAGGAGCCGGTTCCACGGCTCCTCCAGCGCGGCGAACTGCCGGGGGTCGCGGCACAGCGTCACCGACAGGGCCCCGGCGGAGCCCGTCGTCATCGCACGGACTCCTTCTCCTTGGTCTCGGAGTGCTCGCCCTGCGCGGGCAGCGAGGCGTACTCCTCCACGGCAGCGGGCGAATCCGCCGCGGGCGTCTTCGCGGCGGGCGTCTCGTCGCCGGCCTCCTGCGGGCGGCGGCGGGGGCGCGCCAGCATCCACAGCCCGCCGAGCAGCCCGCCGGCGCACAGCCCGACGGCTCCGCTGACGGGGGCGGACGGCGAGGCCGGGGCGGCGGGGGCGACGGCCTGGTTGAACAGCAGCAGCTGCACACCGGTGTTCTTGGCGGCCTGGTTGCTGCTCAGCGAGAGCGCGTCGGCAACCGCGTTGGCGATGTCGGCGGCCTCGGCCGGGCTCTTGGACGTCCCCGTGATGGCGATCATCGGGGACTCGGGGGACGTCTCGGCGCGGACCTGCGTACGGAGCTTCTGGGCGCTGAGGCCCGCGCGGGGCTGGGCGTACGCGAGGGTGGAACTGCTGGTGGCGATGCGGGCGTAGGCCTGGGCGAAGCCGAGGGCGGTGGCCGGCTCGGTGGTGTCGTCCGGGACGGCGACGACGTAGCTGGTGGCGGCGTACTCGGGTGCCTTGAGCACCCCGTACGCCCCGCCCGCTGCCAGCCCGAGCAGGGCGACGGCGGGCAGGGGCCACCAGGCGGGCGGCGCCAGCAGCCTGGCCCGGCGGCGGTGGTCGGACTTCTTCTGGTCGGCGGTGTCGGCCATGTGCGTGCTCACTTCCTGGGTGGAGGGGGAGGTTCCTTCGAGACGGATCAGCCGGTCGCCTGCGGCGCGCCCGGCAGGTATTCGGCGCCCGGCGGCCCGGGTTCGTCCGGCCGCGCCCGGCCTCCCACGCCACAGGCCGGCCCCCCACCGGACAGCGGGGCCGCCCCGGCGTCATCCCCGGCCCCGGCGGAGCCCTGGCCGGCGGGGTCCGGGGCGCGGTCCCGGCCCGACCCGGTCGGCTCGGCGCCCGCGGAGGCCGGCGGGGCGGCGGACAGGGGGCGTCGGGGGGTGGGCGCGGACAGCGCGCGGGCGGGGAGCGGAGGGGGCGCCAGGGCGTGGGCGTAGACGTCGAGGAGCTGCTCGGCGGTGCGGGTGATGTCGTAGCGGCGGACCACGGGGGGCTGCGGCAGGCGCCGGGCGCCCGCTTCCATGTGGCCGCGCAGGGCCGCGACCAGTTCCTCCGTGCCCGTCCCGATCCGCCGCGCGCCCGGCGCCTGCGCGGCCGGCAGGTCGTCGATCGCCGGGCAGGTGACGTGCAGGACGGGCAGCCCGGCGGCCAGGGCCTCCACCACGGCCAGGCCGAACGCCTCCTCCCGCGACGGCGACACGAACACGTCCATCGCCGCGAGCAGCGCCGGGATCCCGGCGGTGCGGCCGTCCGCGCTGTCGCCCAGCGGGTCCCGCTCCCCCAGCAGGTGGATCCGGCTCTGCGCCCCGAGTTCGGCGGCGAGCCGGCGCAGCGTGGCCCGCTCCGGCCCGTCCCCCGCGATCAGCAGGTGGGCGCCCGGCAGCGCCGCCACCGCCCGTACCAGGACGTCGAACCGCTTGCCCGGCACCAGCCGGCCGACCCCGCCCACCACGAACGCGCGCTCCGGCAGCCCGGTGCGGGCCCGGGTGGCCCGCCGTACGCCCTCGTCGAAGCGGAACCGGACGGCCTCGATCCCGTTCGGCACCACGTGCACCCGCGCCGCCGGGACGCCCCAGCCCTCCAGGCGGGCCGCGACCGTGTCCGACACCGCGACCGTCGCCGCGCCCAGCCGCTCGCTCCCCAGGTACAGCGCCCGGACCCCGCGCGACAGCGGCCGACCCTCGATCTCGCCCTCGCCGAGCGAGTGTTCGGTGGCCACCGTCGCGCTCACGCCCGCCAGGCGCGCCGCGAGGCGCCCGTACACGCAGGCCCGGTACAGGTGCGTGTGCACCAGGTCGTACTGCCCGCGCCGGATGAACGTCACCAGCCTCGGCAGCGCCCCCAGGTCGCGGTTGCCCCGCATCCCGAGGTTCACCACGCGGACCCCGTCGGCCCGCAGCCCCTCGGCCACCGCCCCGGGGTTCGTCAGCGTCAGGACGTCGCAGCTCATCGGCATGTGCCGCAGCAGCAGGCGCAGTTGCTGCTCGGCGCCGCCGACCCCCAGCCCGGTGATGACGTGCAGCGCCCGCACCGACTTCAGGGCGGTCATCCGTGCTTCACCCCCCGCCGCATCTCCCGCACCTGGTGGCGCACCTGCTTGATCCGCAGCCGCGCGGCGCCGTCCGCCTGGCTGACGTGCGTACGGGGCAGGGCGTGCGGGCCCGCGAGCCGCCCGGGGTCGATCGCGCAGGCGTACCCGTACCCGGCGGCGCGCGTCGCGTCGACGACCCGGGCGTCGAGGTGCCCGTACGGGTAGCAGAAGCCCTCCGGCAGCGTCCCGGTCAGCTCGCGCAGCAGCTCCCGGCTGCCCCGCAGCTCCTGCTGGAGCACGTCGTCGGGCGCGGCGGTGAGGTCCTGGTGCAGCAGCCCGTGCGAGCCGATCTCCTGCCCGGCGGCGGCGACTTCGCGGATGCCCTCGGCGGTGAGCAGCGACTTGCGCGGCCCCAGCGGGTCCCAGACGTTGTCCACGCCGAGCCTCCCGGGCAGCACGAACAGGGTGGAGGTGCAGCCGTAGCGGCGCAGCAGCGGCAGCGCGCGGGTCAGGTAGTCGGTGTAGCCGTCGTCGAAGGTGAGCCCGACGAGCCCGGCCCCCCGCCCGGCCGCGCGCGCCCGAAGGAGCTCGCCGACGGAGACCCCGCGCAAGCCCCTGGAGCGCAGCCACAGCAGCTGGGCCTCCAGCACGGCCGGGGTGACGGTGATGCCGTACGGGTCCTCGGCGGGATCGGTGAACTCGGCGACCGAGTGGTACATCAGGACCCACGGGGACGCGGACCGGCGGGTGGGTACCCCCACGGCGGCGGGCGCCGTGTCGGTGTCAGCGGACATTGCGGAACCTCTGGGTGAGCTGGGAGGTGAGCTGGGCGATCTGGCTGGGCAGGGCGATGACCTCAAGGGCCCGTATGGCCGTCCCGGTGGCCCCGAACATGGCCGGGACCAGCAGGCAGCCGAGCGCCGCGCTCAGCAGCGGGTCGGGGATCATCGGCCCGGCGATCCACCCGGTGACGCAGGCGGCGAGGGCGGATACCGCCAGCCGGGCGATGCTGACGGCGACCCGGCGGACCTGGATTGCGATGATCCGCGAGCCGAGTCCGGTGAGCAGCAGGGCGGCGGTGGTGGAGATGCCGGCCGCGTTGGCGGCGGCGATGCCGTACGTCCCCCACCAGCGGACGGCGAAGGCTCCGGCGACGATGTTGACGAGGAGCCCGGCGCCCATCGCGAGCGCCGGGAACCAGGTGGGCCGGGCGGTCGAGAAGAAGGGCCGGGACAGGGCCCCGACGAGGCAGTGGCCGAGCAGCCCGAGGCTGTAGACCCGCATGACGGAGGCGGTGGCGAGGGTGTCCTGGTGGGTGAAGGCGCCCCGCTCGAAGAGCACCTGGATGATCTGCGGCGCGTACCCGATGACGAGCGCGGTGCCCATCAGTACGGCGAGGGAGGCGAGCGCGAGGTCCTGCTCGACGCGCCGGCGGGCCTTCTCGCGCTCCCCGCCGGCCATGGCCTGGGCCACGACCGGGAAGGTGACGGTGCAGATCATCAGGGACAGCACCATCGGCATCTGCGCGACCTTCTGCGCGTAGTTGAGGTGCGAGATGGCGCCGGGGGGCAGCGAGGCGGCGAGGAACCGCTCGACCAGGACCTGCGACTGCCGGAAGACGGCGAAGAAGATGACGGGGGCGATCAGCCCGAAGGCGATCAGGGTGGGCCGGTCCCGGTCCCGTTGGAAGCGCGGGGCGCCCTGGGCGCGCGGCGGCCCGAAGCCCACGTTGCGGATGAACGCGGGTAGTTGGACGAGGACCATCAGCAGCCCGCCGACGGCGACCCCAGCGGCGGCGGCCCGCACGCCCCACACGGCGTGCAGGGCGACCATCGTGGCGATGATGCCGACGTTGTACGAGACGTAGATCGCGGCGGGTGGCAGGAAGGAGCGGTGGGCCCGCAGGGCGGCGCTGAAGTATCCGGCGATGCCGAAGGACAGCACGGTCAGCGCGGTCATCCGGGTGCACTCGACGGCCAGCCCGGGATCGGGCAGGCCGGGCGCGAGCACGCCGACGACGAGCGGCGCGGCGACGACGAGTACGGAGGCCACCGCGGCCAGGAGCACGACGAGGCGGGGCAGCGTCGCGCCGACGAGGAGGCGTACGGGGTCCTGGGCGCGGGCCTCCTTGCGGGTGAGCCCGGCGCGGCTGGCGGCCCGCCGGGCCAGGGCGTGGCTGAAGGCGGGCACCATCAGCAGCGCCATGGCGTCCTCGATCAGCAGCGTCGAGGCCATCTCGGGGACGGTCCAGGCGATCAGGAACGAGTCGCTGTCGTGCCCGGCGCCGAAGAGGTGGGCGATGGTCTGGTCCCGGACCAGCCCGAACAACGCCCCGGCGGCGGTGAGCCCGGCGGTGACGGCGGCGGCCTTGGCGAGGAACCGCCCGAGCGGCGCGGGCGCGTTCCCGCCGCTCCCCGGCCCCGCATCGGTCCGCCGGACGCCCGCCGCCGACGCCTTCGCACGGCCCGCGGCGCCGGTCTGCAACACCGACGGCCGGACGGAGTCCCCGGCGGCACCCGAGTGAGCGGACGCTCCGCCCGGCAGGACCGACGGCCGGGCCGAGTCCGGCGCGGCCGCGGTCGGGAGGACCGGGGGCGCGCCGGGGCCGGCTCGGGCGGGCGTGGGTACGGCCCGCAGCCGCGGCGACTTCGGTCGCCGCGGCCGCGGGCCGCCGCCAGGGCGTCGTGTCCGTCACCGGCCGTCCGCACCCGCGGCGGCGCGCCCGGTGAGGCAGTCCCCACCCGGCGAAGGCAGCGCCCACCACGCGGCGAGTCCGATGATCACCCCGGTCAGGACGGTGGACGGCCCCCCGATGTCCGCGTAGAGGAAGTCCGTCAGCTGCCACACGAACATCCCGATCGCGACCAGCCCGCAGTCCCGGATCCCGCGCGCGGAGCCGTCGGCGTACCGCCGCAGCCCCGCCACCAGCAGCGCCGCCCAGCCGCCCGCCAGCGCGACCAGCCCGATCAGCCCCTGCTCGCTGAGGATCAGCAGGTAC
This genomic window contains:
- a CDS encoding GNAT family N-acetyltransferase, with amino-acid sequence MTTGSAGALSVTLCRDPRQFAALEEPWNRLLRGCPTATPFQSHAWLHSWWLSYGRDGRLRIVLVRRGEELVGAAALMLVHRPLPLLVPLGGGITDYFDVLVAAGHADQVVPALARGLHRAARGAVVDLREVRPGAAAEAVFEAWPGARSKLADSTCMELPALPFDELVKRMPGSGAQRVRAKLRKTDAAGIEEREVTEQEVPRAVRTLLRLHEKQWRGRGVTPEHLKPRFAEHLTRATRRMVRAGEARLTEFRLDGKVMAANVTLLSAALSGGYLYGADPDLRARKVDVATLLLRYEAGKALAEDRPVVSFLRGNEPYKNHWRPETIVNQRFLLATSALAPLLRLHESQVTGRERAVDALRETLPAARDWRARLNELRVR
- a CDS encoding lipopolysaccharide biosynthesis protein; its protein translation is MADTADQKKSDHRRRARLLAPPAWWPLPAVALLGLAAGGAYGVLKAPEYAATSYVVAVPDDTTEPATALGFAQAYARIATSSSTLAYAQPRAGLSAQKLRTQVRAETSPESPMIAITGTSKSPAEAADIANAVADALSLSSNQAAKNTGVQLLLFNQAVAPAAPASPSAPVSGAVGLCAGGLLGGLWMLARPRRRPQEAGDETPAAKTPAADSPAAVEEYASLPAQGEHSETKEKESVR
- a CDS encoding polysaccharide deacetylase family protein — translated: MSADTDTAPAAVGVPTRRSASPWVLMYHSVAEFTDPAEDPYGITVTPAVLEAQLLWLRSRGLRGVSVGELLRARAAGRGAGLVGLTFDDGYTDYLTRALPLLRRYGCTSTLFVLPGRLGVDNVWDPLGPRKSLLTAEGIREVAAAGQEIGSHGLLHQDLTAAPDDVLQQELRGSRELLRELTGTLPEGFCYPYGHLDARVVDATRAAGYGYACAIDPGRLAGPHALPRTHVSQADGAARLRIKQVRHQVREMRRGVKHG
- the murJ gene encoding lipid II flippase MurJ — protein: MLQTGAAGRAKASAAGVRRTDAGPGSGGNAPAPLGRFLAKAAAVTAGLTAAGALFGLVRDQTIAHLFGAGHDSDSFLIAWTVPEMASTLLIEDAMALLMVPAFSHALARRAASRAGLTRKEARAQDPVRLLVGATLPRLVVLLAAVASVLVVAAPLVVGVLAPGLPDPGLAVECTRMTALTVLSFGIAGYFSAALRAHRSFLPPAAIYVSYNVGIIATMVALHAVWGVRAAAAGVAVGGLLMVLVQLPAFIRNVGFGPPRAQGAPRFQRDRDRPTLIAFGLIAPVIFFAVFRQSQVLVERFLAASLPPGAISHLNYAQKVAQMPMVLSLMICTVTFPVVAQAMAGGEREKARRRVEQDLALASLAVLMGTALVIGYAPQIIQVLFERGAFTHQDTLATASVMRVYSLGLLGHCLVGALSRPFFSTARPTWFPALAMGAGLLVNIVAGAFAVRWWGTYGIAAANAAGISTTAALLLTGLGSRIIAIQVRRVAVSIARLAVSALAACVTGWIAGPMIPDPLLSAALGCLLVPAMFGATGTAIRALEVIALPSQIAQLTSQLTQRFRNVR